In Carassius gibelio isolate Cgi1373 ecotype wild population from Czech Republic chromosome B13, carGib1.2-hapl.c, whole genome shotgun sequence, one genomic interval encodes:
- the LOC127970574 gene encoding eukaryotic translation initiation factor 5 — MSVNVNRNVSDQFYRYKMPRLIAKVEGKGNGIKTVIVNMVDVAKALNRPPTYPTKFFGCELGAQTQFDAKNDRYIVNGSHEANKLQDMLDGFIRKFVLCSECDNPETDLHVNPKKQTIGSSCKACGNRGMLDTRHKLCTFILKNPPEPDSTCMKEKKEKEKKNKKKDKENGSGSGEAGDHNDIDAPDAVDGEEDDDDWAEETTEEAQRRRMEEISNHAKNLTLSEDLEKTLEERVNIFYNFVKQKKETGAIDCADKEILAEADRLDVRAMGPLILSELLFDENIRDQIKKYKRHFLRFCHNDKKAQKYLLGGFECLVKLHQSQLLPRVPVILKDFYDADLLEEDVILMWAEKVSKKYVSKELAKEIHAKAAPFVKWLKEAEEESEGSDAEEEEDENVEVVYSSSARELKMETVQPEKAEEDDDLDIDAI, encoded by the exons ATGTCTGTCAATGTCAACCGCAATGTGTCCGACCAGTTCTACCGCTACAAGATGCCCCGTTTGATTGCCAAG GTGGAAGGCAAAGGGAATGGAATCAAGACGGTCATTGTCAACATGGTTGATGTGGCAAAGGCACTGAATAGGCCTCCAACCT ATCCGACTAAGTTTTTTGGCTGTGAGTTGGGGGCGCAGACTCAGTTTGATGCAAAGAATGACCGCTACATCGTAAACGGATCCCATGAAGCCAACAAACTGCAGGACATGCTGGACGGATTCATCCGCAAGTTTGTGCTGTGCTCCGAGTGTGACAACCCTGAAACTGACCTG CATGTTAACCCAAAGAAGCAGACCATCGGAAGCTCTTGCAAGGCTTGTGGTAATCGGGGAATGCTGGACACTCGGCACAAACTGTGCACATTCATCCTCAAAAACCCACCTG AGCCTGATAGTACTTGTATGAAAGAgaagaaggagaaagagaagaaaaacaaaaagaaggaTAAGGAGAATGGCTCGGGAAGTGGTGAGGCTGGGGACCATAATGACATCGATGCACCAGATGCTGTG GATGGTGAGGAAGACGATGATGACTGGGCAGAGGAAACCACAGAGGAGGCCCAGCGTCGTCGTATGGAGGAGATAAGTAACCATGCTAAAAACTTGACCCTCAGCGAAGACCTGGAGAAAACCCTGGAGGAGAGGGTCAACATCTTCTACAACTTTGTCAAA CAAAAGAAAGAGACTGGAGCAATAGACTGCGCTGATAAGGAGATCCTGGCTGAAGCAGACAGGCTGGATGTGAGAGCCATGGGGCCACTTATCTTGAGCGAGCTGCTTTTTGATGAGAACATCAGAGACCAGATCAAGAAATACAAACGTCACTTCCTGCgg TTCTGCCACAACGATAAGAAAGCTCAGAAGTATCTGCTGGGAGGTTTTGAGTGTCTGGTGAAGCTTCATCAAAGTCAGCTGCTGCCACGAGTCCCCGTCATTCTCAAAGACTTCTATGATGCTGACCTGCTGGAGGAGGATGTTATTCTCATGTGGGCAGAGAAG GTATCCAAGAAGTATGTTTCCAAGGAACTGGCCAAGGAGATCCATGCCAAGGCAGCTCCCTTTGTCAAATGGCTGAAAGAGGCAGAGGAGGAGAGCGAGGGGAGTGAtgcagaggaggaggaagatgaaaaTGTTgag GTTGTGTACTCCTCCTCTGCCCGAGAGCTGAAAATGGAGACCGTTCAGCCTGAGAAAGCAGAAGAGGATGATGACCTTGATATAGATGCCATTTAA